Proteins co-encoded in one Dreissena polymorpha isolate Duluth1 chromosome 12, UMN_Dpol_1.0, whole genome shotgun sequence genomic window:
- the LOC127852604 gene encoding sushi, von Willebrand factor type A, EGF and pentraxin domain-containing protein 1-like, with amino-acid sequence MYQRGVEEHYDGFVVSGLKCLLPQITQGSYIGAVAGSLLDFENTLTVTCNSGYQLGANSINTVSCQANRTLTQLPQCVVKSCPAPETNVSRATLLTRRSTHLYGDLVEYQCDMGFTPGRTFRKCGDSGWSDLTPSCTAIQCTDDRPNTGLSNPAVVSGNYNFNSRLDLNCSQAGGAIKFQHYRFCTYNMAMDKYELQGSPYDCGEVDCGIPMAYSGTNYAASVVNTKFGSQFTFTCSAGNTRFGSSEAGDNVVRCTEDGYWDFGSLSCFGQSCIDPGVPLWGQIVATQRSFADQSTVTYQCLRPGYNITAGPTTITCQGSSWNNAQTPVCTDTEKPVIANCPSSGIVLNRYERLAGYLPILSVTDNTMVRDLVVIPRNARTTYYVEAPLTVIFTATDHAGNSASCSIPVTLRDETPPSITCPNVQIIELRIPGENRTNPLSQSLFTITDNVDPAPVLSYKTSLPTIFTENDLYKTFTYEVEARDTSNNYATCQGQIYVRPATCSELSFQTPLFSTKSCTFDSGTNTRTCTITCNDGYLTYTSTTGISVVKRKTRTFTCNSGTWSPALITSCVQDTQPPVLTCPQSQVFPLGSSETKFLNFTDGTFAGSVLDANNILSTVYTPASLSLSAADAYVARPIVMTVTDAAQRSSSCTFQHLIVTPTPTQAP; translated from the exons ATGTACCA GAGAGGGGTGGAAGAACATTATGATGGATTTGTTGTCAGTG GACTGAAGTGCCTCCTGCCACAGATCACCCAAGGCAGCTACATTGGTGCCGTTGCAGGGAGCCTTTTAGACTTTGAAAACACTCTCACTGTCACATGCAACTCTGGATACCAGCTGGGTGCCAACTCCATCAACACCGTGAGCTGTCAGGCTAACAGAACTCTCACTCAATTACCCCAGTGTGTTG TGAAGAGCTGCCCTGCTCCAGAAACAAATGTTAGCCGTGCTACCCTGTTGACTCGAAGGAGCACCCATCTCTATGGTGACTTGGTTGAATATCAATGTGATATGGGCTTCACACCTGGACGCACATTCAGGAAATGTGGCGACAGTGGCTGGTCAGATTTAACACCATCTTGTACAG CCATTCAGTGTACAGATGATAGGCCCAATACTGGTCTGTCCAACCCAGCAGTTGTATCAGGAAATTACAACTTCAACTCCAGACTGGATCTCAACTGTAGCCAGGCAGGTGGTGCTATCAAGTTCCAGCATTACAGATTCTGTACATACAACATGGCCATGGATAAATATGAGCTCCAGGGATCACCATATGATTGTGGGG AGGTTGACTGTGGAATACCGATGGCGTATTCAGGAACCAACTACGCTGCTTCTGTTGTGAACACAAAGTTTGGCAGCCAGTTTACGTTCACATGTTCTGCTGGAAATACAAGATTTGGGAGTAGTGAAGCTGGCGACAATGTTGTGCGATGTACAGAAGACGGATACTGGGACTTTGGAAGCCTGTCCTGCTTTG GTCAGTCCTGTATTGACCCTGGTGTTCCCCTTTGGGGACAGATTGTCGCAACACAAAGATCGTTTGCTGACCAGAGCACAGTCACCTACCAATGCCTGAGGCCCGGGTACAATATCACAGCCGGACCCACAACCATCACCTGTCAGGGCAGCTCTTGGAACAACGCACAGACACCTGTATGCACAG ACACTGAAAAGCCTGTGATAGCGAACTGCCCTTCCAGCGGTATTGTCCTCAACCGATATGAGAGACTGGCGGGATATCTACCAATTCTGTCGGTTACAGACAACACTATGGTGCGAGATCTAGTTGTTATCCCCAGGAATGCTAGGACTACCTACTACGTGGAGGCGCCACTCACAGTGATTTTCACTGCAACTGATCACGCTGGCAACAGTGCTTCTTGCAGTATTCCAGTAACTCTCCGGG ATGAAACTCCACCAAGCATTACCTGTCCAAATGTTCAGATAATAGAGCTGAGAATTCCAGGAGAAAACAGAACCAACCCCCTCAGCCAAAGTTTGTTCACAATAACAGACAATGTTGACCCAGCACCAGTGTTAAGCTACAAAACTTCGCTTCCCACAATATTTACTGAAAATGATCTGTACAAGACGTTCACATATGAAGTTGAGGCCAGGGATACCAGTAACAATTATGCAACATGTCAGGGACAGATTTATGTCAGAC CTGCAACCTGTAGTGAATTAAGTTTTCAAACTCCTTTGTTTTCTACAAAGTCCTGCACATTTGACAGTGGTACAAACACTCGAACCTGCACTATCACATGTAATGATGGATATTTAACATACACAAGCACTACGGGCATATCCGTGGTGAAACGGAAGACGCGGACGTTCACCTGCAACTCTGGAACCTGGTCGCCAGCATTAATAACGTCTTGTGTTCAAG ATACTCAACCACCAGTGCTTACATGTCCTCAAAGTCAAGTCTTTCCCCTGGGAAGCTCAGAAACTAAATTCCTCAACTTCACTGATGGCACATTTGCTGGTTCAGTCTTGGATGCCAACAACATTTTATCAACTGTTTATACACCAGCCTCTCTTAGTTTATCAGCAGCCGACGCCTACGTGGCTAGACCAATAGTCATGACAGTAACTGATGCAGCACAGCGGAGCTCCTCTTGCACATTTCAG CACCTGATTGTCACCCCGACTCCTACCCAAGCCCCctaa
- the LOC127852605 gene encoding CUB and sushi domain-containing protein 3-like: MGQRDYVLVIKTQEQYQLGQVITVDAFQLNDGDYIMFFDGDSAADKVLGKLCNTCDNYFTVQSTKNTMSILLRTGRDIASNSNFRIKYQQGRNPCLLYFRSSAEFGKLYTPGFDGRINYPNFVKCDWHIDLPTNKSISLYFSSETQLNDADKNRVNNGDFLEIYDNGMALHPVPGFNTAALREKSHVASSGKVHLRLISSPTRSARGFYATWSIGCPDPQFDANTVVDPPPIRLHYTANMTLTCATGYAFHLRQLANGPPSVNLRCGYGGQWEGFLQTPRCTPKYCGVVPNIENGYIESSTGATYGRTATYKCFSGSTLQGVGTISCQADGTWSQRPTCVAASCPSNVNDLSIANGVGVLTNGDGTRIGSYYNYKCNAGVPTCRFPCCHLPRKWDVEPS, encoded by the exons ATGGGACAGAGGGACTATGTGCTGGTAATTAAGACACAGGAACAGTACCAGCTGGGACAGGTTATCACA GTGGATGCTTTCCAACTGAATGATGGTGACTACATCATGTTTTTTGACGGTGACTCTGCTGCAGACAAGGTGCTTGGAAAGCTTTGCAATACCTGTGATAATTACTTCACCGTCCAATCCACAAAGAACACCATGTCAATACTGTTGCGCACTGGCAGGGATATTGCTTCGAACTCCAACTTCAGGATCAAGTACCAGCAAGGCAGGAATCCCTGCTT GTTGTATTTTCGAAGTTCAGCTGAATTTGGAAAGCTGTATACTCCGGGATTCGATGGTAGGATCAATTATCCAAACTTTGTCAAATGTGATTGGCACATTGATCTTCCTACAAATAAATCGATTTCCCTATACTTTTCAAGTGAAACACAACTGAATGATGCTGATAAAAACAGAGTCAACAATGGGGATTTTCTGGAG ATCTATGACAATGGTATGGCCCTGCACCCTGTCCCAGGGTTCAACACTGCTGCCTTACGAGAAAAAAGCCACGTAGCATCCTCTGGAAAAGTCCATCTGCGACTGATTTCCTCACCTACACGCTCCGCCCGGGGTTTCTATGCAACCTGGTCTATTG GTTGTCCAGACCCTCAGTTTGATGCAAACACAGTGGTAGATCCGCCTCCAATCAGACTGCACTACACTGCCAATATGACTCTCACATGCGCTACAGGCTATGCCTTCCACCTCCGACAGCTAGCTAACGGCCCGCCCAGTGTCAACCTCAGGTGTGGCTATGGTGGGCAGTGGGAGGGCTTCCTGCAGACTCCACGATGCACAC CCAAATACTGTGGAGTTGTTCCAAACATTGAGAATGGCTACATAGAGTCATCTACAGGGGCTACGTACGGAAGAACAGCCACATACAAATGCTTCTCTGGGTCAACGCTTCAAGGAGTTGGTACCATCAGTTGTCAGGCAGATGGAACCTGGAGCCAGAGACCAACATGTGTTG CGGCAAGTTGTCCATCTAATGTAAATGACTTATCTATTGCCAACGGAGTCGGGGTCCTCACAAATGGAGATGGAACCAGAATTGGTTCCTACTACAACTACAAGTGCAATGCTGGGGTACCAACTTGTCGGTTCCCCTGTTGTCATCTGCCAAGAAAATGGGACGTGGAGCCATCCTGA
- the LOC127853532 gene encoding uncharacterized protein LOC127853532 produces MSDNRSPDLSFENEADGLLVESSASLLDVSLRLHDYGRFTPVPAIIRHQCEQVQPELISVVTQTDDTRVPRSISTQTSTETSTVGIQVDRPSFTFEDIRDDDDKVLFYTGIPTAGTFECLFDEVSVGMKAGLARKTCPRKIKCVYKLK; encoded by the exons ATGTCAGATAACCGTTCACCAGACTTGAGTTTCGAGAACGAGGCAGATGGTTTGTTGGTTGAAAGCAGTGCATCACTACTAGACGTATCTCTAAGA ctccATGACTATGGAAGGTTTACACCAGTACCCGCCATAATCCGTCATCAGTGTGAACAAGTGCAACCGGAGCTGATTTCTGTGGTTACTCAAACCGACGATACGAGAGTTCCCAGAAGTATATCAACCCAGACTTCTACTGAAACGTCGACAGTTGGGATACAAGTGGATCGGCCTAGCTTCACCTTTGAGGATATAAGGGATGATGACGATAAGGTGTTGTTCTACACTGGTATCCCAACTGCTGGaacttttgagtgtttatttgaTGAGGTCAGTGTTGGAATGAAAGCAGGGTTAGCACGAAAAACCTGTCCCCggaaaataaagtgtgtttataaACTGAAATAG